In Deinococcus maricopensis DSM 21211, the sequence TGACCGCCCGTACGACCTGCGAAAACAGATCGGGAACCTGTACCGCGTGACGGTGCAGTTCGGCGCGGAGACGGTCACGCCCACGCTGGGGATCGTCGGGTACCTGCCGGTGCAGACGCAGGCGCTCGCGTTCGACGAGGACACTTCAGCCCGCATCTATAGCGCGTTCGTGGAAGGCCGCCTTGTAAAGGTCCGCATCGAGGGGCGCGGGGGGGCACTGCAGCGCGACCTGAACGTGTCGTACACCTTCTCTCCCGAAGGGTTCGTGGACGCCTCCGAGGCCGTGGACGCCTGCGACGCGGGCTGAGCCCTGGCGAGCGCGCAGTCCGAGGTGGGACGGCCCCGGGGTGGCGCACATTGAGGGGCGTGCTCCCGGACAATCCACAGGAGTGAGAGGGCACGCAGGATGGAAGGGCACGGTGTGCCGCCTCTCCGGTTTCGAGGGGCGCTGGCCATCGCCGCTTCAGGCGTCAAGATGGCCCGCGCGGGCCACTGACGCTGCGCTGCGCACCGTGTTTTGTCATCAGGCTCTAAGGATCAGGGCAACGTTTCTTCAAGGAATGCGTCATGCAAGGGTCAGTCTGGCTGCCTACACTCAACTCATCTAAGGAGGACGGAGCACATGAGCAACTTCATGATTTATATGATCGGGATCATCGTTCTGATCGTCGCGCTGTTCATTGCGGGGAACACCTTCGGGTGGCCGCAGTCGTATGTGCTGATCGGCGCGGTCATCCTGCTGGGGATCGGCATTCTCGCGGGCGTCACCAGCACGAAGCGCCGCGACCCGCCCGCCGGCGACCCCCCCATCCGCTAACCCCACAGGAGAAGGCCCCACGGAGTGTCCGTGGGGCCTTCTCCTGTGGGGTTACTGCAGGCTGCGGAGCGTTTCGCGCATGATGTTCAGGCCGGTTTCGGCGTCCTCGCGGGTGAGGATCAGCGGCGGGCTGATGCGAATGACGGATTCGCCGCAGTCGAGGTTCAGCAGGCCGCGTTCGAACATCGCCATGCTGGCGGCGTCGCGGAGTTTCCCGTCGGGGCTGCCGTCGGGCTTCACGAACTCCAGGCCGATGAAGAGGCCCTGGCCGCGCACGTCGCCGAGGAAGGGGAATTCGGTCTGCATGTCGCGCAGTTCGCTGAGGATGTAGTCGCCGACCGTGCGGGCGTTGTCCATCAGGTTGTCGCCGCAGCCGGGGTGTTTCACGGCGCCTTCGAGCAGGTCCAGGGTGGCGTGCGCGGCGGCGGCGGCGACGGGGTTCCCGCCGAAGGTGCTGCCGTGCGACCCGACGGGCCAGGTCATGACGCTTTCTTTGGCCATCATGGCGCTGATGGGCAGGCCCGACGCGATGCCTTTGGCGAGCGTGATGATGTCCGGCTGCACGCCGTCGAAGTTCTGGTAGCTGAACATCTTGCCGGTGCGGCCCATGCCGGCCTGCACCTCGTCGAAGATCAGCATGATGCCGTGGCGGTCGCACAGGGCGCGCAGGCCAGGCAGGAAGTCGGCGGGCGGCACGATGTACCCGCCTTCGCCCTGCATGGGTTCGACGATGATCGCGGCGACCTCGTCGGCGGGGATGACCGTCTGGAACAGCACGTCTTCCAGGTAGTTGAGGACAGCCTGACCGCACGTTTCGGCGGTGCTGCCGAGGGGCGGGCGGAAGGGGTTCGGGTACGGGACGTGGCTGACGTTCGGGAGCAGCGGGCCGAAGCCGCGTTTGTACTTCGTTTTGCTGCCGGTGAGGGTGATGGCGCCGTACGTGCGTCCGTGGAAGGAGCCGATGGTGCTGATGATGTGGCTGCGGCCGGTGTGGTTGCGGGCGAGTTTCACGGCGGCCTCGACGGCTTCGGCGCCGCTGTTGCCGAGGAACACGCGCCACTTCTCATGGC encodes:
- a CDS encoding acetyl ornithine aminotransferase family protein — translated: MTATTARQPELKTALPGPNTKAIMERDAKHLSTSYMRPYPFVPDRGEGVWLTDVDGNTMLDFFAGIAVSTTGHAHPHVVQAVQAQIERFAHVCLTDYPQEITTSLAERLVRHVERTLPDGRHEKWRVFLGNSGAEAVEAAVKLARNHTGRSHIISTIGSFHGRTYGAITLTGSKTKYKRGFGPLLPNVSHVPYPNPFRPPLGSTAETCGQAVLNYLEDVLFQTVIPADEVAAIIVEPMQGEGGYIVPPADFLPGLRALCDRHGIMLIFDEVQAGMGRTGKMFSYQNFDGVQPDIITLAKGIASGLPISAMMAKESVMTWPVGSHGSTFGGNPVAAAAAHATLDLLEGAVKHPGCGDNLMDNARTVGDYILSELRDMQTEFPFLGDVRGQGLFIGLEFVKPDGSPDGKLRDAASMAMFERGLLNLDCGESVIRISPPLILTREDAETGLNIMRETLRSLQ